Proteins encoded in a region of the Streptomyces sp. NBC_00258 genome:
- a CDS encoding TerC family protein, which yields MNVSLGVWALSVAVLCALIAVDFFIGRKPHEVSLKEAGIWSAVWVALAVAFGIGLLVVYGGGPAGEFFAGYITEKSLSVDNLFVFVLIMAKFSVPTQYQQRVLMVGVLVALVLRTIFIAAGAAIISTFSWVFYIFGAFLIWTAWKLVQDARKGHGDEEYEENKLLKAVERRFGVADRYHGTKLWVEQNGKRVMTPMMVVMLAIGSTDVLFALDSIPAIYGLTEEPYIVFTANAFALMGLRQLYFLIGGLLKRLVHLSYGLSIILGFIGVKLVLHALHESGVHVPEISIPFSLGFIVLVLAVTTFTSLRASKKQEAEADRSVS from the coding sequence GTGAACGTCTCCCTTGGCGTGTGGGCGCTGTCTGTCGCAGTGCTCTGCGCGCTCATCGCCGTGGATTTCTTCATCGGCCGCAAACCCCATGAGGTCTCCCTGAAGGAGGCCGGCATCTGGAGCGCGGTCTGGGTCGCGCTCGCGGTGGCGTTCGGGATCGGACTGCTGGTGGTCTACGGAGGCGGGCCGGCGGGCGAGTTCTTCGCCGGCTACATCACGGAGAAGTCGCTCAGCGTCGACAACCTCTTCGTCTTCGTCCTGATCATGGCGAAGTTCTCGGTGCCGACCCAGTACCAGCAGCGCGTACTGATGGTCGGCGTGCTGGTGGCGCTGGTGCTGCGCACGATCTTCATCGCCGCCGGTGCCGCGATCATCTCCACGTTCTCCTGGGTCTTCTACATCTTCGGCGCGTTTCTGATCTGGACCGCGTGGAAGCTGGTCCAGGACGCCCGCAAGGGCCACGGGGACGAGGAGTACGAGGAGAACAAGCTGCTCAAGGCGGTCGAACGGCGCTTCGGCGTGGCCGACCGCTACCACGGCACCAAGCTGTGGGTCGAGCAGAACGGCAAGCGCGTGATGACCCCGATGATGGTGGTCATGCTGGCGATCGGCTCCACGGACGTCCTGTTCGCCCTGGACTCCATCCCGGCCATCTACGGCCTCACCGAGGAGCCGTACATCGTCTTCACCGCGAACGCCTTCGCGCTGATGGGCCTGCGGCAGCTGTACTTCCTGATCGGCGGCCTGCTCAAGAGGCTCGTCCATCTCTCGTACGGGCTGTCGATCATCCTCGGGTTCATCGGCGTCAAACTGGTGCTGCACGCCCTGCACGAGTCCGGGGTGCACGTCCCGGAGATCAGCATCCCGTTCTCGCTCGGCTTCATCGTCCTGGTGCTCGCGGTGACGACCTTCACCAGCCTGCGGGCCTCGAAGAAGCAGGAGGCGGAGGCCGACCGGTCTGTGTCCTAG
- a CDS encoding sulfite exporter TauE/SafE family protein: MQALIAGQPDPGAALLLLAAGIASGLAGSIAGLASLFSYPALLAAGLPPVAANVTNTVALFSNTVGTAVGSREELRGQRARLVRLALTAALGGAMGAALLLGTPSSTFELVVPWLIALGSVLILAREPLRRLTARFSTGQGSLPKLPLACAVLLVGLYGGYFGAAAGVLMLAVLSLSATEPLRVTNAVKNIATGAANVTAAVAYAFLAPVDWTAALTLGAGCFVGAWMGPAVVRRLPEAPLRIAIALAGLGLAWSLWREATAS, from the coding sequence GTGCAAGCGCTGATCGCCGGCCAGCCGGACCCCGGCGCCGCACTGCTGCTCCTGGCCGCAGGCATAGCCTCCGGCCTCGCAGGCTCGATCGCCGGCCTGGCCTCGCTGTTCAGCTACCCCGCCCTCCTGGCCGCGGGCCTCCCACCGGTGGCGGCCAACGTCACCAACACCGTCGCGCTCTTCTCCAACACCGTCGGAACCGCGGTGGGCTCCCGCGAGGAACTCCGAGGGCAGCGCGCACGACTCGTCCGCCTGGCCCTCACGGCGGCACTGGGCGGCGCGATGGGCGCGGCCCTGCTCCTCGGCACCCCGTCGTCGACGTTCGAACTGGTCGTGCCGTGGCTCATAGCCCTCGGCTCGGTCCTGATCCTGGCCCGCGAACCCCTGCGACGGCTGACCGCGAGATTCAGCACCGGCCAGGGCTCCCTGCCGAAGCTCCCGCTGGCCTGTGCCGTTCTGCTCGTCGGCCTGTACGGCGGCTACTTCGGCGCAGCGGCGGGCGTCCTCATGCTGGCCGTCCTCTCCCTGTCCGCCACGGAACCGCTGCGGGTGACCAACGCCGTCAAGAACATCGCCACCGGAGCGGCCAACGTCACCGCGGCCGTCGCCTACGCCTTTCTCGCCCCGGTCGACTGGACGGCCGCCCTCACGCTCGGTGCGGGCTGCTTCGTGGGTGCCTGGATGGGACCCGCCGTCGTACGGCGCCTGCCCGAGGCCCCGCTGCGGATCGCGATCGCCCTCGCCGGCCTCGGACTCGCGTGGAGCCTGTGGCGCGAGGCCACCGCGTCCTGA
- a CDS encoding LacI family DNA-binding transcriptional regulator — translation MRHPYPIREIARQAGLSEATVDRVLNDRGGVRESTVMEVHQAIKDLDRQRTQVRIGGRTFMIDIVMQTPERFSTAVRDALEAELPSLHPAVVRSRFHFREACPASDLIATMDRIAKRGSQGVILKAPDLPEIGAAVSRLVATGIPVVTLVSDLPSSARMAYVGIDNRDAGATAAYLIGQWLGDRPGNVLATISRGSFRGEEEREMGFRSAMRIAQPGRSLVEVTDSDGLDATQRDLVLDALKRDEDVIAVYSAGGGNAATLDAFDTLGRECAVFIAHDLDHDNTRFLRERRLSAVLHHDLRQDMRRACQTIMRAHKALPDEGPFLPSAIQVVTPYNMPPGAPLAPFGG, via the coding sequence GTGCGACATCCGTATCCGATCAGAGAGATCGCCCGTCAGGCCGGTCTGAGCGAGGCCACCGTCGACCGGGTCCTCAACGACCGGGGCGGTGTACGGGAGAGCACCGTCATGGAGGTGCACCAGGCGATCAAGGATCTGGACCGTCAGCGGACCCAGGTACGCATCGGCGGCCGTACGTTCATGATCGACATAGTGATGCAGACGCCGGAGCGGTTCTCCACCGCCGTGCGGGACGCACTCGAAGCCGAACTGCCGTCACTGCACCCCGCCGTGGTGCGATCACGCTTCCACTTCCGGGAGGCCTGCCCCGCCTCCGACCTGATCGCGACCATGGACAGGATCGCCAAGCGTGGTTCGCAGGGCGTGATCCTCAAGGCCCCCGACCTGCCGGAGATCGGCGCGGCCGTCAGCCGGCTGGTCGCGACCGGCATCCCGGTCGTCACGCTGGTCAGCGACCTGCCCAGCAGCGCGCGCATGGCGTACGTGGGAATCGACAACCGGGACGCGGGCGCCACCGCCGCCTACCTCATCGGACAGTGGCTCGGCGACCGGCCGGGCAACGTCCTCGCCACGATCAGCCGTGGCTCGTTCCGCGGTGAGGAGGAGCGCGAGATGGGCTTCCGCAGTGCGATGCGGATCGCGCAGCCCGGACGGTCCCTGGTGGAGGTCACCGACAGCGACGGCCTGGACGCCACCCAGCGGGACCTCGTCCTCGATGCCCTCAAGCGGGACGAGGACGTCATCGCCGTCTACTCCGCCGGCGGCGGCAACGCCGCGACCCTCGACGCGTTCGACACCCTCGGCAGGGAGTGCGCGGTGTTCATCGCCCACGACCTGGACCACGACAACACCCGCTTCCTGCGCGAACGCCGCCTCTCCGCCGTACTCCACCACGACCTCCGCCAGGACATGCGCCGCGCCTGCCAGACCATCATGCGAGCCCACAAGGCCCTCCCGGACGAGGGCCCCTTCCTGCCTTCGGCGATCCAGGTGGTCACTCCTTACAACATGCCGCCGGGGGCACCGCTGGCACCGTTCGGGGGCTGA
- a CDS encoding phytanoyl-CoA dioxygenase family protein, translated as MSPTDAGAPTWLSDDDCDLDAFRSLVEQSTERQAYPTAERIEQNVLIYASDRIRDLAVTPRGRREVQAELVRALLDGPGVVVLKGAFPDPAVVDAASGAFNALIEEERSSGTARGDHFAAPGANDRVWNALDKVAVRAPEVFADYYANDVLALAAEAWLGPAYQVTSQINVVNPGGAAQSVHRDYHLGFLSNEVAAAYPAHVHRLSPVLTLQGAVAHCDMPVESGPTLYLPHSQKYEPGYLAWRRPEFIAYFEEHHVQLPLEKGDAVFFNPALFHAAGHNRSADIKRMANLLQISSAFGRAMESVDREAMAVALLPVLLRRKEEGAPESRLRRVVAATAEGYPFPTNLDLDPPVDGLAPPSQADTLWQAVAEGWAPARLRQELQAGAKRRRS; from the coding sequence ATGTCCCCCACTGATGCGGGAGCACCGACTTGGCTCAGCGACGACGACTGCGATCTCGACGCGTTCCGCTCGCTGGTCGAGCAGAGCACCGAACGGCAGGCGTATCCCACGGCCGAGCGGATCGAGCAGAACGTCCTGATCTACGCCAGTGACCGGATCCGCGACCTCGCCGTCACCCCGCGGGGGCGCCGGGAAGTGCAGGCCGAACTGGTGCGGGCCCTGCTGGACGGGCCCGGAGTCGTGGTCCTCAAGGGCGCGTTCCCCGACCCTGCCGTCGTGGACGCGGCCTCCGGTGCCTTCAACGCGCTGATCGAGGAGGAGCGGTCGAGCGGTACGGCCCGCGGAGACCACTTCGCCGCGCCGGGCGCCAACGACCGGGTGTGGAACGCCCTGGACAAGGTGGCCGTGCGTGCGCCGGAGGTGTTCGCGGACTACTACGCCAACGACGTGCTGGCCCTGGCCGCCGAGGCCTGGCTCGGCCCCGCCTACCAGGTGACCTCGCAGATCAACGTGGTCAATCCGGGCGGCGCCGCGCAGAGCGTGCACCGCGACTACCATCTGGGCTTCCTGAGCAACGAGGTCGCCGCCGCGTACCCCGCGCACGTCCACCGTCTCTCCCCGGTACTGACGCTCCAGGGCGCGGTCGCGCACTGCGACATGCCCGTGGAGTCCGGGCCCACGTTGTACCTGCCGCACTCGCAGAAGTACGAGCCCGGCTACCTGGCCTGGCGGCGCCCGGAGTTCATCGCGTACTTCGAGGAGCATCACGTCCAGCTCCCGCTGGAGAAGGGCGACGCGGTGTTCTTCAACCCCGCGCTCTTCCACGCCGCCGGACACAACCGCTCGGCGGACATCAAGCGCATGGCCAACCTGCTGCAGATCTCCTCCGCCTTCGGCCGCGCCATGGAGTCGGTGGACCGGGAGGCCATGGCCGTCGCCCTGCTCCCCGTACTGCTGCGCCGCAAGGAGGAGGGCGCCCCGGAGAGCCGGCTGCGCCGTGTGGTCGCCGCCACCGCCGAGGGCTACCCCTTCCCCACCAACCTGGACCTCGACCCGCCGGTCGACGGTCTCGCCCCGCCCTCGCAGGCGGACACACTCTGGCAGGCAGTCGCCGAAGGCTGGGCCCCGGCCCGCCTCCGCCAGGAACTACAGGCGGGCGCCAAGCGCCGCCGGAGCTGA
- a CDS encoding SDR family oxidoreductase — translation MGLLEDKVVLVNGGSQGVGAGIVRAAVREGATVVFTGRRAEVGEKLAADTGARFVRADLSDAAQARDSVVQTVDAYGRVDCLVNAAGLTSRGSLLDTTPELFDAHIAINLRAPFFAMQAAVADMVGRKAPGTVVNVISSSEHGGQAFLAPYVAAKAGLAGLTRNAAHAHRWDRVRVNGLNIGWTDTEGEDATQRAFHGAGDDWLEKAAASQPMGKLGQVDEIADFVVFLLCDRSGVVTGSVIDWDQIVFGGLD, via the coding sequence ATGGGACTGCTTGAGGACAAGGTCGTCCTCGTCAACGGCGGCAGCCAGGGCGTCGGCGCGGGAATCGTCCGGGCGGCCGTACGCGAAGGCGCGACCGTCGTCTTCACCGGACGCCGGGCCGAGGTCGGCGAGAAACTCGCCGCGGACACCGGCGCCCGCTTCGTACGCGCGGACCTGTCGGACGCCGCGCAGGCGCGCGACAGCGTCGTACAGACCGTGGACGCGTACGGACGCGTCGACTGCCTGGTCAACGCGGCGGGGCTGACATCACGCGGTTCGCTCCTGGACACCACGCCGGAGTTGTTCGACGCGCACATCGCGATCAACCTGCGGGCGCCCTTCTTCGCCATGCAGGCCGCGGTGGCTGACATGGTGGGGCGCAAGGCCCCCGGCACGGTCGTCAACGTCATCTCCAGCTCCGAGCACGGCGGACAGGCCTTCCTCGCCCCGTACGTCGCGGCGAAGGCCGGTCTCGCCGGGCTGACCCGCAACGCGGCACACGCGCACCGCTGGGACCGTGTCCGTGTCAACGGCCTCAACATCGGCTGGACCGACACCGAGGGCGAGGACGCCACCCAGCGCGCCTTCCACGGTGCGGGCGACGACTGGCTGGAGAAGGCCGCCGCGTCCCAGCCGATGGGCAAACTCGGGCAGGTCGACGAGATCGCCGATTTCGTCGTCTTCCTGCTCTGCGACCGCAGCGGTGTGGTGACCGGCTCGGTGATCGACTGGGACCAGATCGTCTTCGGCGGACTCGACTGA
- a CDS encoding Gfo/Idh/MocA family protein: MRIGIMGLGRIGAFHAETLAGLEAVDSLVVTDPVAAAVSSAAERFGATAVDSPDAVLAAGVDGVVIAAATDAHPELILAAVKAGIPVFCEKPVARGVEESLDVLRAVEDGGVEVHIGYNRRFDAGCVAARQAVVSGELGLLHTVRSTTLDPAPPPAAYVAVSGGIFRDCSVHDFDIVRWVTGREVVEVYATGGNRGADYIAAAGDVDTASALLTFDDGTIGVISNSRHNARGYDVRLEVHGMKDSIAVGLEDKLPLRSVEPGVTFPAGAPHHFFMDRFADAYRAELTAFTEVVAGSRPSPCTVADALEASWIAEACTLSLHEHRPVRLEEVRKV; the protein is encoded by the coding sequence ATGCGTATTGGCATCATGGGGCTGGGCCGGATCGGCGCGTTCCACGCGGAAACCCTGGCAGGACTCGAAGCGGTCGACTCGCTGGTGGTCACCGATCCGGTGGCCGCGGCCGTCTCCTCCGCCGCGGAGCGGTTCGGGGCCACGGCGGTGGACTCCCCCGACGCGGTGCTGGCCGCCGGTGTGGACGGAGTGGTGATCGCCGCCGCTACCGACGCACACCCCGAACTCATCCTCGCCGCCGTCAAGGCGGGCATCCCGGTCTTCTGCGAGAAGCCCGTGGCCCGCGGCGTCGAGGAGAGCCTCGACGTGCTGCGTGCGGTGGAGGACGGCGGGGTCGAGGTGCACATCGGCTACAACCGGCGCTTCGACGCCGGCTGCGTCGCCGCGCGCCAGGCCGTGGTGAGCGGCGAACTCGGACTGCTGCACACCGTACGGTCCACGACCCTGGACCCGGCGCCGCCGCCCGCCGCGTACGTGGCCGTCTCCGGCGGTATCTTCCGCGACTGCAGCGTGCACGACTTCGACATCGTGCGCTGGGTCACCGGCCGGGAGGTCGTCGAGGTGTACGCGACCGGCGGCAACCGGGGCGCCGACTACATCGCGGCGGCGGGCGATGTCGACACCGCCTCCGCACTGCTCACCTTCGACGACGGCACGATCGGCGTCATCTCCAACTCCCGGCACAACGCCCGCGGTTACGACGTCCGCCTGGAGGTGCACGGTATGAAGGACAGCATCGCCGTGGGCCTGGAGGACAAGCTGCCGCTGCGGTCCGTCGAGCCGGGGGTCACCTTCCCCGCCGGCGCCCCGCACCACTTCTTCATGGACCGCTTCGCCGACGCCTACCGCGCCGAGCTGACCGCGTTCACCGAGGTCGTGGCGGGGTCCCGCCCCTCCCCCTGCACCGTGGCCGACGCCCTCGAAGCCAGCTGGATCGCCGAGGCGTGCACGCTGTCGCTCCACGAGCACCGGCCCGTACGACTGGAAGAGGTACGCAAGGTATGA
- a CDS encoding Gfo/Idh/MocA family protein, giving the protein MTDEPLRIGVLGAARIAELSIVGPARVTGHRLVAVAARDRSRAETFAAEHDVERVLDSYADVIADPEVEVVYNPLANGLHGPWNLAALAADKHVLTEKPSASSTQEAIEVRDAVTKAGTAFMEGFHYLFHPVTRRLHELLESGELGELRHVETTMVMPAPADSDVRWSLPLAGGALMDLGCYSLHAQRVLAPWAGGAPRLVAARGGERPGAPGVDEWLDADLEFPGGATGTARCHMAHHELQFSCRIVGSLGEATAVNFVQPHVDDRVLVRTATGERTEMLGRRSSYTYQLEAFAAHLRRGTPLRLDADDALATMRLIDDCYRGAGFSPRPRTVLPAGV; this is encoded by the coding sequence ATGACGGACGAACCGCTACGGATCGGCGTTCTGGGCGCGGCCCGGATCGCCGAGCTCTCGATCGTCGGCCCGGCCCGTGTGACCGGCCACCGGCTTGTCGCGGTGGCCGCCCGCGACCGGTCCCGCGCAGAGACGTTCGCCGCCGAGCACGATGTCGAGCGGGTCCTGGACTCGTACGCCGACGTGATCGCCGACCCCGAGGTCGAGGTCGTCTACAACCCTCTCGCCAACGGTCTGCACGGTCCCTGGAACCTCGCCGCCCTCGCCGCGGACAAGCATGTGCTGACGGAGAAGCCCTCCGCGAGCAGCACGCAGGAGGCCATCGAGGTCCGGGACGCCGTCACGAAGGCGGGCACGGCGTTCATGGAGGGCTTCCACTACCTGTTCCACCCGGTCACGCGGCGCCTGCACGAGCTGCTGGAGAGCGGGGAGCTGGGCGAACTCCGGCACGTGGAGACCACGATGGTCATGCCGGCGCCCGCGGACAGCGACGTGCGCTGGTCGCTTCCGCTGGCGGGCGGCGCTCTGATGGACCTGGGCTGCTACAGCCTGCACGCCCAGCGGGTGCTCGCTCCCTGGGCGGGCGGCGCACCGCGGCTCGTCGCGGCGCGCGGCGGCGAGCGTCCGGGCGCGCCCGGAGTGGACGAGTGGCTGGACGCGGACCTGGAGTTCCCGGGTGGTGCCACCGGTACCGCCCGCTGCCACATGGCCCACCACGAGTTGCAGTTCAGCTGCCGGATCGTGGGTTCACTCGGTGAGGCCACGGCGGTGAACTTCGTCCAACCGCACGTGGACGACCGGGTGTTGGTCCGCACGGCCACGGGCGAGCGCACCGAGATGCTCGGCCGCCGGTCCTCGTACACCTACCAGCTCGAAGCGTTCGCGGCGCATCTGCGCCGGGGCACGCCCCTTCGTCTGGACGCCGATGACGCGCTCGCCACCATGCGGCTCATCGACGACTGCTACCGGGGGGCCGGGTTCTCGCCGCGACCGCGGACGGTCCTTCCGGCCGGGGTCTGA
- a CDS encoding LLM class flavin-dependent oxidoreductase — protein MTNQQDRGARRDQGSLLGATRFSVLDRSRTREGHDDAEALRDTVGLARELERLGYHRIWVSEHHGVPGVAGSAPTVLAAAVAAATGSIRVGTGGVMLPNHQPLVVAEQFGVLESLFPGRIDMGLGRSVGFTDGVRKALGRDKDVADDFAAQLDELLGWFRGTSPTGVHARPAEGLTVPPFVLAMGEGATIAAQAGLPMVIGDLRNRDRMRRGIDHYRETFRPSAWAPEPYVVVSGTVAVAETPEEARRLLLPEAWSMAYSRTHGTFPPLPSAERVESLTMTERERGFYESGLSGHVVGTEEQVAHELETLIKETAADEVLVTTSTYDREALVDSFRRLARVAGLVPS, from the coding sequence ATGACGAACCAGCAGGATCGCGGAGCCCGACGGGACCAGGGCTCTCTTCTCGGAGCGACACGGTTCTCCGTCCTCGACCGCTCGCGCACCCGGGAGGGACACGACGATGCCGAGGCGCTGCGCGACACCGTCGGGCTGGCGCGGGAGCTGGAGCGGCTCGGGTACCACCGGATCTGGGTCTCGGAGCACCACGGCGTGCCGGGTGTGGCCGGTTCCGCGCCGACCGTCCTTGCCGCCGCGGTCGCCGCCGCGACCGGCTCGATCCGGGTGGGCACGGGCGGGGTGATGCTGCCCAACCACCAGCCCCTGGTGGTGGCCGAGCAGTTCGGTGTCCTGGAGTCCCTGTTCCCCGGCCGCATCGACATGGGCCTGGGCCGCTCCGTCGGGTTCACGGACGGCGTACGGAAGGCGCTGGGCCGGGACAAGGACGTGGCCGACGACTTCGCGGCCCAGCTCGACGAACTGCTCGGATGGTTCCGCGGTACGTCCCCGACCGGCGTGCACGCACGCCCCGCCGAGGGCCTGACCGTGCCGCCGTTCGTGCTCGCCATGGGCGAGGGTGCCACGATCGCCGCGCAGGCCGGCCTCCCCATGGTGATCGGCGACCTCAGGAACCGCGACAGGATGCGCCGCGGCATCGACCACTACCGGGAGACATTCCGGCCTTCCGCCTGGGCTCCGGAGCCGTACGTGGTCGTCTCCGGCACGGTCGCCGTCGCGGAGACCCCGGAGGAGGCCCGGCGCCTCCTGCTCCCGGAGGCCTGGTCGATGGCCTACTCGCGCACGCACGGCACGTTTCCGCCACTGCCGTCTGCCGAGCGCGTCGAGTCGCTGACGATGACGGAGAGGGAGCGCGGTTTCTACGAATCCGGTCTCTCCGGCCATGTCGTGGGGACCGAGGAGCAGGTCGCCCATGAGCTGGAGACTCTGATCAAGGAGACCGCGGCGGATGAGGTGCTGGTCACGACCAGCACGTATGACCGGGAGGCGCTGGTGGACTCGTTTCGGCGGCTGGCTCGGGTTGCGGGGCTGGTCCCCTCGTGA
- a CDS encoding excinuclease ABC subunit UvrA translates to MRGAREHNLKGVDVDVPRDVLAVFTGVSGSGKSSLAFGTIYAEAQRRYFESVAPYARRLIHQVGAPKVGDISGLPPAVSLQQRRSTPTSRSSVGTVTNLSNSLRMLFSRAGDYPPGAGRLDSDAFSSNTAAGACPECHGLGRVHRTTEESLVPDPSLSIREGAIAAWPGAWQGKNLRDVLDALGYDVDRPWRELPAEQREWILFTDEQPVVTVHPVRDAERIQRPYQGTYMSARRYVMKTFSDSKSQTLRAKAERFLEAAPCPVCGGSRLRPEALAVTFAGRTIAELAALPLVDLAGSLTGHGDSETARVLTEDLLARISPVTELGLGYLSLDRATPTLSAGELQRLRLATQLRSGLFGVVYVLDEPSAGLHPADTEALLTVLDRLKAAGNSVFVVEHQLDVMRGADWLVDVGPKAGEHGGQVLHSGPVAELESVTESATARFLFDRSPAPVRGVRPPRGQLKVGPVTRHNLRGVTAEFPLGVLTAVTGVSGSGKSTLIGEITEDLPGAGRLVSVDQKPIGRTPRSNLATYTGLFDVVRKVFAATEEAHRRGYGVGRFSFNVAGGRCETCQGEGFVSVELLFLPSTYAPCPDCGGARYNPETLEVTYRERNIAQVLDLTVEAAAEFFADTPAVARSLATLLDVGLGYLRLGQPATELSGGEAQRIKLASELQRVRRGHTLYLLDEPTTGLHPADVEVLMRQLHGLVDGGHSVVVVEHDMAVVAGADWVVDLGPGGGDAGGRIVAAGPPAEVARAESSVTAPYLARALGTGGSQSQ, encoded by the coding sequence GTGCGTGGCGCCCGTGAGCACAATCTCAAAGGGGTCGATGTCGATGTTCCGCGGGATGTGCTGGCGGTCTTCACGGGTGTGTCCGGGTCCGGGAAGTCGTCGCTCGCCTTCGGGACGATCTACGCGGAGGCGCAGCGGCGGTACTTCGAGTCGGTGGCCCCGTACGCGCGGCGGCTGATCCATCAGGTGGGGGCGCCGAAGGTCGGGGACATCAGTGGGCTGCCGCCCGCGGTGTCGTTGCAGCAGCGGCGGTCGACGCCCACCTCACGCTCGTCGGTGGGTACGGTCACCAATCTCTCCAATTCGCTTCGGATGCTGTTCTCGCGCGCGGGCGACTATCCGCCGGGGGCCGGGCGTCTCGACTCGGACGCCTTCTCGTCGAACACGGCCGCCGGGGCCTGCCCCGAGTGTCATGGGCTCGGGCGGGTGCACCGTACGACCGAGGAGTCGCTGGTCCCCGACCCGTCGCTGTCGATCCGCGAGGGCGCGATCGCCGCGTGGCCGGGTGCCTGGCAGGGCAAGAACCTGCGCGATGTCCTCGACGCGCTGGGGTACGACGTGGACCGGCCGTGGCGCGAGCTGCCCGCCGAGCAGCGCGAGTGGATCCTGTTCACGGACGAGCAGCCGGTCGTGACCGTGCATCCGGTGCGGGACGCCGAGCGGATCCAACGCCCTTACCAGGGCACGTACATGAGCGCGCGGCGCTATGTCATGAAGACCTTCTCGGACTCCAAGAGCCAGACGTTGCGGGCGAAGGCCGAGCGGTTTCTGGAGGCCGCGCCCTGTCCGGTGTGCGGCGGCAGTCGGCTGCGCCCCGAGGCGCTCGCGGTGACGTTCGCGGGCCGGACCATCGCGGAGCTGGCCGCGCTGCCGCTCGTCGACCTGGCCGGCTCCCTCACCGGACATGGCGATTCGGAGACCGCCCGCGTCCTCACCGAGGATCTGCTCGCGCGCATCTCCCCCGTCACCGAGCTGGGCCTCGGCTATCTCAGCCTCGACCGCGCCACCCCGACGCTCTCGGCCGGCGAACTCCAACGGCTGCGTCTGGCAACGCAGTTGCGTTCCGGTCTCTTCGGGGTCGTGTACGTCCTCGACGAGCCGTCCGCCGGGCTGCACCCGGCGGACACGGAGGCGCTGCTCACGGTCCTCGACCGGCTGAAGGCGGCCGGCAACTCGGTGTTCGTCGTGGAGCACCAGCTCGACGTCATGCGCGGCGCCGACTGGCTCGTCGACGTGGGCCCGAAGGCGGGCGAGCACGGCGGGCAGGTGCTGCACAGCGGCCCGGTGGCGGAGCTGGAGAGTGTCACGGAGTCGGCGACGGCCCGGTTCCTCTTCGACCGCTCCCCCGCTCCGGTACGTGGAGTCCGGCCGCCGCGCGGCCAGTTGAAGGTCGGCCCGGTGACACGGCACAACCTGCGCGGGGTGACCGCCGAGTTTCCGCTCGGCGTGCTCACCGCTGTCACCGGCGTCTCCGGCTCGGGCAAGTCCACGCTCATCGGGGAGATCACGGAGGACCTTCCGGGTGCGGGGCGGCTGGTCAGTGTTGACCAGAAGCCGATCGGCCGTACGCCCCGCTCGAACCTGGCGACGTACACGGGGCTCTTCGACGTCGTGCGCAAGGTCTTCGCGGCCACGGAGGAGGCGCACCGGCGCGGATACGGCGTGGGACGGTTCTCGTTCAACGTCGCGGGCGGGCGCTGCGAGACGTGCCAGGGCGAGGGGTTCGTCAGCGTCGAGCTGCTCTTCCTGCCGAGCACCTACGCCCCGTGCCCGGACTGCGGCGGGGCGCGCTACAACCCCGAGACACTCGAAGTGACGTACAGGGAACGGAATATCGCGCAGGTGCTGGACCTGACGGTGGAGGCCGCCGCGGAGTTCTTCGCGGACACCCCGGCCGTCGCGCGCAGCCTTGCCACGCTCCTCGACGTCGGTCTCGGCTATCTGCGGCTCGGCCAGCCAGCGACCGAGCTGTCCGGCGGCGAGGCTCAGCGCATCAAGCTCGCGAGCGAACTCCAGCGCGTACGCCGGGGTCACACGCTCTATCTCCTCGACGAGCCGACGACCGGTCTGCACCCGGCCGATGTCGAGGTCCTGATGCGGCAGTTGCACGGTCTGGTGGACGGCGGGCACAGCGTCGTGGTCGTGGAGCACGACATGGCGGTGGTGGCGGGCGCGGACTGGGTGGTCGACCTGGGGCCGGGCGGCGGCGACGCGGGAGGCCGGATCGTGGCGGCGGGGCCGCCGGCGGAGGTCGCCCGGGCGGAGTCGAGCGTCACGGCTCCGTACCTCGCCCGCGCGCTGGGCACCGGGGGCTCTCAGTCCCAGTAG